A region from the Triplophysa rosa linkage group LG4, Trosa_1v2, whole genome shotgun sequence genome encodes:
- the cntf gene encoding ciliary neurotrophic factor, producing the protein MAGRASRGRHGLRGQAGRSAALARLLHEECNQLLELYRKRESLPSSPVAGDYLVSVPPLVPQMSDAEKISILHAALKECLRLLEDVINREDAEFSEEEGDYTRQRTTVKDRLGHLLVSTERLLVDGQRFEAAVKEELDGSGRFGMKMWILRVLQDLVHWTGQTSNTLNQLPVEMEKASKAISRRTSRGSRKTRN; encoded by the exons atgGCTGGCAGGGCTTCACGCGGTCGCCATGGGTTGCGAGGGCAAGCAGGGAGATCTGCAGCTTTGGCTCGGCTTCTTCATGAGGAATGCAACCAGCTTCTAGAGTTATAC AGAAAACGTGAATCACTGCCGTCCTCACCAGTTGCCGGGGATTATTTAGTATCCGTTCCGCCCCTGGTCCCTCagatgtcagatgcagagaaaatATCTATCCTGCACGCTGCTCTGAAGGAGTGTCTGCGGCTTCTGGAAGATGTCATCAACCGCGAGGACGCAGAGTTTTCCGAGGAAGAGGGCGATTATACGAGACAGAGGACAACTGTGAAGGATCGTCTGGGCCACCTGTTGGTGAGCACAGAGAGACTACTAGTGGATGGCCAGAGATTTGAAGCTGCAGTCAAAGAG GAGCTGGATGGCAGTGGGAGATTTGGTATGAAGATGTGGATTTTGAGAGTGCTGCAGGATCTTGTGCACTGGACTGGCCAAACATCAAACACCCTCAACCAGCTGCCAGTGGAGATGGAGAAAGCATCAAAGGCAATCTCCCGAAGGACAAGCAGAGGGTCTAGGAAAACAAGGAATTGA